One window of the Pseudofrankia sp. DC12 genome contains the following:
- a CDS encoding MFS transporter has protein sequence MRKWLPLLTVCLGTFMLLIDVTIVNVALPSMVVDLHASFGALQWVVDAYALALAALVLGAGSVADIAGHRRAYIGGLALFALSSLMCGLSPSPGVLVAARAVQGIGAAAMFATNFPLLNASYAGRDRGTAYGVWGAIAGASSAIGPIVGGVLTQYVSWRWIFFVNLPVSAIAIVLAVVVLTDASAPRRVPVDIPGIVAFSASAGSATYALIRANDDGWSDLGVWLLLAGAVVLLGVFAALEARSSHPMFDLSLLRNRRFTGVLVAGLLMTFAAFSAFTYTSIWLQSVIRMTPLQAGLTGIPLSITAFFASALLGRFLHERRADLVLGTGLAFIGLGGLVGALMVHGSAHWPQLVAGVAIIGIGVGIATPMLGSVSMSLVPVERTGMAAGAVNTTRQLGYAFGIAALGSVFVARAEHDLSGQGVAAHSQVAHAIAGGQTPGLLAATPAPARPGLDAAVHTAGVVGVQATFAVAGAVGILATILVLILMRPAKPGPSTPAEAPGLPTPAEPPEEATTPTPYASAELADVGGERAAVESGS, from the coding sequence ATGCGCAAATGGTTGCCGCTGCTGACAGTCTGCCTGGGCACGTTCATGCTGTTGATCGACGTGACGATCGTCAACGTGGCGCTGCCAAGCATGGTCGTCGATCTGCACGCTTCGTTCGGCGCGTTGCAGTGGGTCGTCGACGCGTACGCGCTCGCGCTGGCCGCGCTGGTGCTCGGCGCCGGCTCGGTCGCGGACATCGCGGGCCACCGGCGGGCGTACATCGGCGGGCTCGCCCTGTTCGCGCTGAGCTCACTGATGTGCGGCCTGTCGCCGAGCCCCGGGGTGCTGGTCGCGGCGCGGGCCGTCCAGGGCATCGGCGCCGCGGCGATGTTCGCGACCAACTTCCCGCTGCTCAATGCCTCCTATGCCGGCCGCGACCGGGGTACCGCCTACGGCGTCTGGGGCGCGATCGCCGGCGCGTCGTCCGCGATCGGGCCGATCGTCGGCGGCGTCCTGACCCAGTACGTGTCGTGGCGATGGATCTTCTTCGTGAACCTGCCGGTCAGCGCGATCGCCATCGTGCTGGCGGTGGTCGTGCTCACCGACGCCAGCGCGCCGCGGCGCGTCCCGGTGGACATCCCGGGCATCGTCGCGTTCAGCGCCTCGGCCGGCAGCGCGACCTACGCGCTGATCCGGGCCAACGATGACGGCTGGTCCGACCTTGGGGTCTGGCTGCTGCTGGCGGGGGCGGTCGTGCTGCTCGGGGTGTTCGCGGCGCTGGAGGCGCGTTCGTCGCACCCGATGTTCGACCTGTCGCTGCTGCGCAACCGACGGTTCACCGGCGTGCTGGTGGCCGGGCTGCTGATGACGTTCGCCGCCTTCTCCGCGTTCACGTACACGTCGATCTGGCTGCAGTCGGTGATCCGGATGACGCCGCTGCAGGCCGGACTCACCGGAATCCCGCTGTCGATCACGGCGTTCTTCGCGTCCGCCCTGCTCGGCCGGTTCCTGCACGAGCGTCGGGCGGACCTGGTGCTCGGCACCGGCCTGGCGTTCATCGGGCTGGGCGGCCTGGTCGGGGCGCTGATGGTGCATGGCTCGGCGCACTGGCCGCAGCTGGTCGCCGGGGTCGCGATCATCGGCATCGGGGTCGGCATCGCGACGCCGATGCTCGGTTCGGTCTCCATGTCCCTCGTGCCGGTCGAGCGGACCGGGATGGCCGCCGGCGCGGTGAACACCACCCGCCAGCTCGGGTACGCGTTCGGCATCGCCGCGCTGGGCAGCGTGTTCGTCGCCCGGGCGGAACACGACCTGTCCGGTCAGGGCGTCGCGGCGCACAGCCAGGTCGCGCACGCCATCGCGGGCGGCCAGACTCCCGGGCTGCTCGCCGCGACGCCCGCGCCGGCCCGGCCGGGGCTCGACGCGGCCGTCCACACGGCGGGCGTCGTCGGCGTGCAGGCGACCTTCGCGGTCGCCGGCGCGGTCGGGATTCTCGCGACGATCCTGGTCCTGATCCTGATGCGTCCGGCGAAGCCCGGCCCGTCAACACCGGCTGAGGCGCCCGGCCTGCCGACGCCGGCCGAACCGCCCGAGGAGGCCACGACACCGACGCCTTACGCATCGGCCGAGCTGGCCGACGTGGGCGGCGAGCGCGCGGCAGTCGAGTCCGGGTCCTGA
- a CDS encoding DUF72 domain-containing protein, translating into MGETDETTAPAEPTEEPAEPATEQPKPSPLDDPVASWAQQTDPDFRFVVKLPKLITHERCLTDADEPLRLFLEAIEPLGPRADTVWIQLPAAFGPADVPLLAGFLRRLSASYRYAVEVRHLSFFEDPRAARLLEETLAVVRAEWIPFDTTVFFQNPPASAAERDAWAKKPRVPARLVALTERPIVRYLGRDDAARTVEGWQRWVEIVAAWLREGRSPTVFVHTPDNADAPQLARRFHDEARARVPELEPLPAPIPAAPLTLF; encoded by the coding sequence ATGGGCGAGACGGACGAGACGACCGCACCCGCCGAGCCGACTGAGGAACCAGCCGAGCCGGCCACCGAGCAGCCGAAGCCATCGCCACTGGATGATCCCGTCGCCTCCTGGGCCCAGCAGACGGACCCGGACTTCCGTTTCGTCGTCAAGCTGCCGAAGCTCATCACGCACGAGCGCTGCCTCACCGATGCCGACGAGCCACTGCGGCTGTTCCTGGAGGCGATCGAGCCGCTCGGCCCGCGAGCCGACACGGTCTGGATTCAGCTGCCGGCGGCGTTCGGCCCGGCCGACGTGCCACTGCTCGCCGGCTTCCTGCGCCGGCTCAGCGCGTCCTACCGTTACGCCGTCGAGGTCCGCCACCTCTCGTTCTTCGAGGACCCGCGGGCGGCGCGGCTTCTCGAGGAGACCCTCGCCGTCGTCCGCGCCGAATGGATTCCCTTCGACACCACCGTGTTCTTCCAGAACCCGCCGGCCAGCGCGGCCGAACGCGACGCCTGGGCGAAGAAGCCGCGGGTGCCGGCCCGCCTGGTCGCGCTGACCGAACGGCCGATCGTCCGGTACCTCGGCCGCGACGACGCCGCGCGGACCGTCGAGGGCTGGCAGCGGTGGGTGGAGATCGTCGCCGCCTGGCTGCGCGAGGGCCGGTCCCCCACGGTCTTCGTCCACACCCCGGACAACGCCGACGCTCCCCAGCTGGCCCGGCGCTTCCACGACGAGGCCCGCGCGCGTGTGCCCGAGCTGGAGCCGCTGCCCGCGCCGATCCCGGCCGCGCCACTCACCCTCTTCTAG
- a CDS encoding helix-turn-helix transcriptional regulator, which yields MANERLRTALTRGQWSAPALAEALNTDPKTVERWVTTGRTPHRRTAVAAAKLLGEELEYLWPELGRRTAIDEKHGEVVTVYAERSAVPNALYLSLLQNATESVDILVYAGLHLPEGNPSWPREMRRKCEAGLQVRIAFGDPESEEVRSRGEEEKVGAGLAARIRYALSWYQPILDCPNLHVGFHSTVLYNSILRFDDQMLVNPHVYGMGAFRAPQIHLRKIQGGPLFETYRESFEKVWAQTRPYDPEG from the coding sequence GTGGCCAACGAACGTCTTCGAACGGCGCTGACGCGGGGGCAGTGGTCGGCTCCCGCGCTGGCAGAGGCCCTCAACACCGACCCCAAGACGGTGGAACGCTGGGTCACGACCGGCCGGACTCCGCACCGACGGACGGCGGTAGCTGCGGCAAAACTTCTCGGTGAAGAGCTGGAATACCTCTGGCCCGAACTGGGTAGGCGCACGGCCATCGATGAGAAACACGGCGAGGTGGTCACGGTCTACGCGGAGCGCAGTGCGGTACCGAACGCCCTCTACTTGTCGTTGCTCCAGAACGCCACCGAGAGCGTAGATATTCTCGTCTACGCTGGTCTGCATCTTCCCGAGGGAAACCCGTCGTGGCCCCGCGAGATGCGTAGAAAATGCGAGGCGGGGCTCCAGGTGCGCATCGCTTTTGGTGACCCAGAGTCCGAAGAGGTGCGATCGAGAGGCGAGGAAGAAAAAGTAGGTGCTGGACTCGCCGCCCGGATTCGGTATGCGCTCTCGTGGTATCAGCCAATTCTCGACTGTCCGAACCTGCACGTGGGTTTTCACTCGACCGTGCTGTATAACTCGATCCTGCGTTTTGACGACCAGATGCTCGTTAACCCGCACGTTTACGGAATGGGCGCGTTCAGGGCTCCGCAGATCCACCTGCGCAAGATCCAGGGAGGACCACTATTCGAGACCTACCGCGAGAGTTTCGAGAAGGTATGGGCTCAGACCCGTCCGTATGATCCGGAAGGATAG
- a CDS encoding TetR/AcrR family transcriptional regulator, translating to MEPTGDGAADAQARQVRRAPWSGRSPAAAAESAREKIIDATVTCIRRHGLERTSISAIATIAGVSRPTVYAYFDTREALVSVALERAGASIAERVVAVARRRSKTAGDFAVEALIAARREFRAEPALHPISRAPADAWAANQALSESSLQIARVILEPITSYDPSLVARLDEITETLIRWLLSLLIFDSDRTSSDTKLRAYLRRSVVPAILPAGPTAEGVGGVGGDPAASEPVHANRAS from the coding sequence GTGGAACCGACCGGCGACGGCGCGGCTGACGCGCAGGCGCGGCAGGTTCGGCGCGCTCCCTGGTCCGGGCGGTCCCCGGCGGCGGCGGCCGAGTCGGCCCGCGAGAAGATCATCGATGCCACGGTGACCTGCATCCGGCGGCACGGGCTGGAGCGCACCTCGATCAGCGCGATCGCAACGATCGCCGGAGTCTCCCGACCGACCGTCTACGCCTACTTCGACACCCGCGAGGCGCTGGTGTCGGTGGCGCTCGAAAGGGCCGGCGCGTCGATCGCCGAACGGGTCGTCGCCGTGGCGCGCCGCCGGTCGAAGACGGCCGGGGACTTCGCCGTCGAGGCACTGATCGCCGCTCGGCGCGAGTTCCGCGCCGAGCCGGCGCTGCACCCGATCAGCCGGGCCCCGGCTGACGCGTGGGCGGCCAACCAGGCACTGTCCGAGTCGTCACTGCAGATCGCCCGCGTCATCCTCGAGCCGATCACCAGCTACGACCCGTCGCTGGTAGCACGCCTGGACGAGATCACCGAGACGCTGATCCGCTGGCTGCTGTCGTTGCTGATCTTCGACAGCGACCGTACCTCCAGTGACACCAAGCTGCGCGCCTACCTGCGCCGCAGCGTCGTCCCGGCCATCCTGCCGGCGGGGCCGACCGCGGAGGGCGTCGGCGGCGTCGGCGGTGACCCCGCCGCCAGCGAGCCCGTCCACGCCAACCGGGCCTCGTAG